The Acidobacteriota bacterium genome includes a region encoding these proteins:
- a CDS encoding glycosyltransferase — protein MSVIVPCYRSHETLRGLLEALESELAGTGAEIIVADSSGDGEARRVSQAFPTVRVLESARRMYPGEARNAGAAAARHPWLLFIDSDCLPAEGWGGTLRRLTVEGGGKVFAGAVRNGTPRSLRGSLQFYVEFSQFTPLTPRGARQFAPSYLLLVPREAFLACGGFPGAYLSAEDLVFCLRLRDKGFDIEFIPEWSVLHLNRTHFRVVFRHFGRLGFWSGRVRRHYPRMRGGWLRWCPFLIPLVSLQRWVRLLPRLARDRSAGACCRLAVLLLALPAYLAWGGGFTSGLYASKPAEDSGAGRG, from the coding sequence GTGAGCGTCATCGTCCCGTGCTACCGGAGCCACGAGACGCTTCGGGGGCTGCTCGAGGCGCTGGAATCGGAGCTGGCGGGGACCGGCGCGGAGATCATCGTGGCGGACAGCTCCGGGGACGGCGAGGCCCGCCGGGTTTCGCAGGCCTTTCCCACGGTGCGGGTGCTGGAGTCGGCCCGGCGGATGTACCCGGGCGAGGCGCGGAACGCCGGGGCGGCCGCGGCCCGTCACCCGTGGCTGCTGTTCATTGACTCCGACTGCCTCCCCGCCGAGGGGTGGGGCGGGACCCTCCGCCGGCTCACCGTGGAGGGCGGGGGGAAGGTCTTCGCCGGGGCAGTACGGAACGGCACGCCCCGCAGCCTGCGCGGGAGCCTGCAATTCTACGTGGAGTTCTCGCAGTTCACGCCCCTGACCCCGCGGGGCGCGCGGCAGTTCGCCCCGTCGTACCTCCTCCTGGTCCCCCGGGAGGCCTTCCTGGCCTGCGGCGGCTTCCCCGGCGCCTACCTCTCGGCGGAGGACCTCGTGTTCTGCCTTCGCCTCCGGGATAAGGGCTTCGACATCGAGTTCATCCCGGAGTGGAGTGTCCTCCACCTGAACCGAACCCACTTCCGGGTGGTGTTCCGGCACTTCGGGCGGCTGGGGTTCTGGAGCGGCCGGGTTCGCCGTCACTACCCCCGGATGCGGGGGGGGTGGCTGCGATGGTGCCCCTTCCTCATCCCCCTCGTCTCCCTTCAACGCTGGGTCCGGCTCCTGCCGAGGCTCGCCCGGGACCGAAGCGCGGGGGCCTGCTGCCGGCTGGCCGTCCTCCTGCTGGCCCTGCCCGCCTACCTCGCCTGGGGAGGGGGGTTCACCTCGGGGCTCTACGCTTCAAAACCCGCCGAGGACTCCGGGGCGGGGCGCGGCTGA
- a CDS encoding nicotinamide mononucleotide transporter has product MEFLFTVKLAGLPLIEVAAFVLGVGNLWLIVRQNIWNWPVGLALVTLYFWIFGYQRIYASMGLQVFFFALQIYGWYQWLHGGAGGGARTVTRLDARLARVLLGISAAGTAALAVLLVHTADPAPIPDSAATVLSLAAQWMMARKILEHWLVWIAVDVLTIGFSLYTGLYPTAALYTVFLVLCVRGFGEWRRTLPAPGPPTPAMGPEGLGREPGR; this is encoded by the coding sequence ATGGAATTTCTCTTCACGGTCAAACTGGCGGGCCTCCCCCTCATCGAGGTGGCCGCTTTCGTCCTCGGGGTGGGCAACCTCTGGCTGATCGTACGGCAGAACATCTGGAACTGGCCCGTGGGCCTGGCCCTGGTGACCCTCTACTTCTGGATCTTCGGGTACCAGCGCATCTACGCCAGCATGGGCCTGCAGGTCTTTTTCTTCGCCCTGCAGATCTACGGCTGGTACCAGTGGCTCCACGGGGGCGCCGGCGGCGGGGCGCGGACCGTGACCCGGCTGGACGCGCGCCTGGCCCGGGTCCTGCTGGGGATCTCCGCCGCCGGGACGGCGGCCCTTGCCGTGCTGCTGGTCCACACCGCCGACCCGGCCCCGATCCCCGACAGCGCCGCCACGGTCCTCAGCCTCGCGGCCCAGTGGATGATGGCCCGGAAGATCCTGGAGCACTGGCTGGTCTGGATCGCGGTGGACGTCCTGACCATCGGCTTCAGTCTCTACACGGGCCTGTATCCCACCGCCGCCCTCTATACCGTCTTCCTGGTCCTCTGCGTCCGCGGCTTCGGCGAGTGGCGTCGGACCCTGCCGGCACCGGGACCGCCGACGCCCGCGATGGGTCCCGAAGGTCTCGGGCGGGAGCCGGGACGCTGA
- a CDS encoding DUF1573 domain-containing protein has translation MHRFLPLLILSVAAGFTGIAQQPDLPVMFVHRDVVTLKDIRPNSVVPCRFTFSNFGGKPLVIEKVMTSCGCLSAVLSKDTLQPKEEAFLDVVYRAESRRIVTSHKITLITNDPTRQEALLTLQVNVEPDLEWEPSVFELDWPPNVSYTGQITLRSSHGPLNIKRVASEKDYLKVEVARKEGNTAIVQFTVPTGKEYVSSNYVFIETDSKDFPVVQVLVYFKKPPEYLFEGEKVDFDLFENTPPPVYKVTMSRADGSKIKIDSIWCSQKEFLVKILKNDAKTCEFEITIDKGMRAGPCDGYLNIMTDKGKVHFAVPCNIRKQ, from the coding sequence ATGCACCGCTTCCTTCCCCTGCTGATCCTCTCGGTCGCGGCCGGCTTCACGGGAATCGCGCAACAGCCCGACCTTCCCGTCATGTTCGTGCACCGGGACGTGGTCACCCTCAAGGACATCCGCCCCAACAGCGTCGTTCCCTGCCGGTTCACCTTCTCCAACTTCGGCGGCAAGCCCCTGGTCATCGAAAAGGTCATGACCTCCTGCGGCTGCCTGTCGGCCGTGCTCTCCAAGGACACGCTCCAGCCCAAGGAGGAAGCCTTCCTCGACGTCGTCTACCGCGCGGAGTCGCGGCGCATCGTGACCTCCCACAAGATCACCCTGATCACCAACGACCCCACGCGGCAGGAGGCGCTCCTCACGCTCCAGGTGAACGTCGAGCCCGACCTGGAGTGGGAACCGAGCGTTTTCGAGCTGGACTGGCCGCCGAACGTCTCCTACACCGGCCAGATCACGCTGCGCTCGAGCCACGGCCCGCTGAACATCAAGCGGGTGGCGTCCGAGAAGGACTACCTGAAGGTGGAGGTGGCCCGGAAGGAAGGCAACACCGCCATCGTTCAGTTCACCGTCCCCACCGGCAAGGAGTACGTCTCCAGCAACTACGTCTTCATCGAAACCGACAGCAAGGACTTCCCCGTGGTCCAGGTCCTGGTCTACTTCAAGAAACCCCCCGAGTACCTCTTCGAGGGGGAGAAGGTCGATTTCGACCTCTTCGAGAACACCCCCCCGCCCGTCTACAAGGTGACCATGTCCCGCGCCGACGGCTCGAAGATCAAGATCGATTCCATCTGGTGCTCCCAGAAGGAGTTCCTGGTGAAGATCCTCAAGAACGACGCCAAGACCTGCGAATTCGAGATCACCATCGACAAGGGGATGCGGGCAGGGCCCTGCGACGGGTACCTCAACATCATGACCGACAAGGGGAAGGTCCATTTCGCCGTCCCCTGCAACATCCGCAAGCAGTAG
- a CDS encoding tetratricopeptide repeat protein, producing the protein MDGLFLLVLLAGFCLFLPSLRYDFVFDDHQLVTGNPAVKEIKWAARDLVKIGYRPVRTLSYSLDYLVAGFSPWFFHLSNLLWHLLVMGMAWLVLKEIVEDRWVARVAMLLFAVHPVHIDAVAYVSGRRDLLSAFFTLLALYAYIRFYRDRRVRWWPLILVASALAFLSKEMGIVIPLLIFLYDWSRRVADTPTDGRWKALKAVGAALRQGWWYYGLLAVGGLFFVWKVLSGTYTGRVGWWGGTVVTNALTSAKLLCNDVFLMLFPFRLRADYSYDAFPVARTPFDLLGWLAVLAVIVLVWQAWRVLAGGRFTPGFWGLWFLVSLLPVLHLVPHHELFAEHYLYLPSIGLCVAAAWYLRKAARRAPGWAGALVCGVTVAFTIATLAHMGVYADEESLRLDVLSKAPACVRANLAMGDRHFNEGKKLFEENNPWGARQAFEKAAEFYERIAAVPPEYVLEGLPPEKIARLRNLGTESGYERVHREVMYHARAFINLGNIRESLGDRVKARENYLRALDLGSQTDLIYNRLGSLTAEEGKLEEALDWFRKAMALKPNNPDLLTNMGVAFCGLKQWAQARRYLERAVAVDPGYALAHYYFAMVLVQTGETPGRAIYHLRRALDLKLDPRVAPDARKLLETLRGKAPKPAPAATPGPLATPAPPPPSAR; encoded by the coding sequence GTGGACGGCCTCTTCCTCCTGGTCCTCCTGGCCGGTTTCTGCCTGTTCCTCCCCAGCCTCCGGTACGACTTCGTCTTCGACGACCATCAACTCGTCACGGGAAACCCCGCCGTCAAGGAAATCAAGTGGGCGGCGCGGGACCTGGTCAAGATCGGTTACCGCCCGGTCCGGACCCTGAGCTACTCCCTGGACTACCTCGTGGCCGGCTTCAGCCCCTGGTTCTTCCACCTGAGCAACCTCCTCTGGCACCTCCTGGTGATGGGGATGGCCTGGCTCGTCCTGAAGGAGATCGTGGAGGACCGGTGGGTCGCCCGGGTGGCCATGCTTCTCTTCGCCGTCCACCCGGTGCACATCGACGCCGTGGCCTACGTCTCGGGACGCCGCGACCTCCTGTCGGCCTTCTTCACCCTGCTGGCCCTCTACGCCTACATCCGTTTCTATCGGGACCGGCGCGTCCGATGGTGGCCCCTCATCCTGGTGGCCTCGGCCCTGGCTTTCCTGTCCAAGGAGATGGGCATCGTCATCCCGCTCCTGATTTTCCTCTACGACTGGAGCCGCCGGGTCGCCGACACCCCGACCGACGGCCGATGGAAAGCCCTCAAGGCGGTCGGGGCCGCCCTGCGCCAGGGGTGGTGGTACTACGGCCTGCTGGCCGTCGGCGGGCTGTTTTTCGTCTGGAAGGTCCTCAGCGGGACGTACACGGGCCGGGTCGGCTGGTGGGGCGGGACGGTCGTCACCAACGCCCTGACCAGCGCCAAACTGCTGTGCAACGACGTGTTCCTCATGCTCTTCCCGTTCCGCCTCCGGGCCGACTACTCCTACGACGCCTTCCCCGTGGCGCGAACGCCCTTCGACCTCCTCGGCTGGCTGGCGGTCCTGGCGGTGATCGTCCTGGTGTGGCAGGCCTGGCGGGTCCTGGCCGGGGGCCGGTTCACCCCGGGGTTCTGGGGCCTGTGGTTCCTGGTGTCCCTGCTCCCGGTCCTCCACCTGGTCCCCCACCACGAGCTGTTCGCCGAGCACTACCTCTACCTCCCGTCCATCGGTTTGTGCGTCGCCGCCGCCTGGTACCTCCGGAAGGCCGCCCGGCGCGCCCCCGGGTGGGCGGGCGCCCTGGTGTGCGGTGTCACGGTGGCCTTCACCATCGCCACCCTGGCCCACATGGGGGTGTACGCCGACGAGGAGAGCCTGCGCCTGGACGTTCTCTCCAAGGCCCCCGCCTGCGTCCGGGCCAACCTCGCCATGGGCGACCGTCACTTCAACGAGGGGAAGAAGCTCTTCGAGGAGAACAACCCGTGGGGGGCCCGCCAGGCCTTCGAGAAGGCGGCGGAGTTCTACGAGCGCATCGCCGCCGTCCCCCCCGAGTACGTCCTCGAGGGTCTTCCCCCCGAGAAGATCGCCCGCCTCCGGAACCTCGGCACCGAGAGCGGGTACGAACGGGTCCACCGGGAGGTGATGTACCACGCCCGGGCCTTCATCAACCTGGGCAACATCCGGGAGTCGCTGGGCGACCGCGTGAAAGCCCGCGAGAACTACCTCCGCGCCCTGGACCTGGGGTCGCAGACCGACCTGATCTACAACCGCCTCGGCAGCCTCACGGCCGAGGAAGGGAAACTGGAGGAGGCCCTCGACTGGTTCCGGAAAGCCATGGCCCTCAAGCCGAACAACCCCGACCTCCTCACCAACATGGGGGTCGCCTTCTGCGGCCTCAAGCAGTGGGCCCAGGCGCGGCGCTACCTGGAGCGGGCCGTCGCCGTCGACCCCGGGTACGCCCTGGCACACTACTACTTCGCCATGGTCCTCGTCCAGACCGGGGAGACCCCGGGAAGGGCCATCTACCACCTCCGGCGAGCCCTCGACCTCAAGCTCGACCCGCGCGTGGCGCCCGACGCCCGGAAACTGCTGGAAACCCTCCGCGGAAAGGCGCCGAAACCCGCGCCCGCGGCCACGCCGGGCCCGTTGGCCACCCCCGCGCCCCCGCCCCCGTCCGCTCGCTGA
- a CDS encoding DUF1573 domain-containing protein, which translates to MKRSVRWTLMVGLILTLSLGVLAQGEAAATPQAPPAEQGAPRIKLDRLIHDFKDVKPALELNTEFTLSNTGTALLEIRDVRTTCGCTVPALAKRMLGPGESTTMTVKLRPPNTAGLVDKKINITTNDPNLPQVQLSLLANVVVDVVVEPQFVRFDGVSRTEPAQMDVWLTPKVFEKFQITELKSESPYVTVTQTSENSRIHLVIKLDAPAVPPSSSEFMNTLIHLKTTSETHPDILLPVNIRFTPEFSAIPQRLQVYMKATDKVITRDIIVKHANEKPFNISAVRSSNAFVKPEVTKNDQGSNVISVTIEAQPNVPLIQGIVTVEMAAKTIAVPFRVNVDSGQAVPPGPRPQPVVSPAPPPAPGK; encoded by the coding sequence ATGAAAAGGTCGGTTCGTTGGACCCTGATGGTCGGGCTCATCCTCACTCTCTCCCTCGGCGTCCTCGCCCAGGGCGAAGCCGCGGCGACGCCGCAGGCCCCGCCCGCCGAGCAGGGGGCACCCAGAATAAAACTGGACCGTCTGATCCACGATTTCAAGGACGTCAAGCCGGCCCTCGAACTGAACACCGAGTTCACCCTTTCGAACACCGGCACCGCGCTCCTGGAGATCCGGGACGTCCGCACCACGTGCGGGTGCACCGTGCCCGCCCTCGCCAAGCGCATGCTGGGGCCCGGCGAGTCCACGACGATGACCGTCAAGCTCCGCCCCCCCAACACCGCCGGCCTCGTGGACAAGAAGATCAACATCACCACCAACGACCCCAACCTGCCGCAGGTCCAGCTCTCCCTCCTGGCGAACGTGGTGGTGGACGTGGTGGTGGAACCGCAGTTCGTCCGTTTCGACGGCGTCAGCCGCACGGAACCGGCCCAGATGGACGTGTGGCTGACCCCGAAAGTTTTTGAAAAGTTCCAGATCACCGAGCTCAAGTCGGAATCACCCTACGTTACCGTCACCCAGACGTCGGAGAACAGCCGGATCCACCTGGTGATCAAGCTGGACGCCCCTGCCGTGCCGCCCAGTTCCAGCGAGTTCATGAACACCCTGATCCACCTCAAGACGACGAGCGAGACCCACCCGGACATCCTGCTCCCCGTGAACATCCGCTTCACCCCCGAGTTCTCCGCCATTCCCCAGCGCCTGCAGGTGTACATGAAGGCGACCGACAAGGTGATCACCCGGGACATCATCGTCAAGCACGCGAACGAGAAGCCCTTCAACATCAGCGCGGTGCGCTCCAGCAACGCCTTCGTCAAGCCGGAGGTCACCAAGAACGACCAGGGGTCCAACGTCATTTCGGTCACCATCGAGGCCCAGCCCAACGTGCCCCTGATCCAGGGGATCGTGACGGTGGAGATGGCCGCCAAGACCATCGCCGTCCCGTTCCGGGTGAACGTGGATTCCGGTCAGGCCGTTCCTCCGGGCCCGCGGCCCCAACCCGTCGTTTCTCCCGCCCCGCCCCCCGCGCCGGGCAAATAG
- a CDS encoding aromatic amino acid lyase, which produces MAIVLDGSGLSVEKLVRIARHGEKVELAPEALGRIQTCRAMLEEKVKAHEIMYGVNTGIGEFSEVVLNDEQVLQFQKYLIYNHAAGIGDPAPIEYVRGAMAGRINVHAHGLSGCRPEITQTFVEMLNKGVTPVVCQKGSVGACGDLAPMSQIALLLMGEGEAYYQGEKLPGLVAMQRAGIPVPGLQARDGLAAINGSNLLTAMSAIHIFDMNRLLKQAEIACAMTLEALLANLKPYDLRLHEVRGFPGAVRCAKALMKCIQGSDLQTGKLKIKVQDAYSMRSTPQVIGAAHDAVAWAKQQVEIELNGVGDNPIFLPEFKLTLTGANFQGSPVSLPMDLAGAALTMVCVISERRLNRLTNPALSVGLPPFLTKGAGMFSGLMLSQYTADSLIVEQRILSMPASIQSIPAAADQEDFVSMGMNTAIKNHQIIDNACGVLGIEFIAAAQGLDFRDFGHGKGVETGRQVVRKHVAHLDVDRPLYPDHTAMKGVVRSCEILEAVEEAVGSLE; this is translated from the coding sequence ATGGCAATCGTATTGGACGGCTCCGGCCTGAGCGTGGAGAAACTGGTTCGCATCGCCCGCCACGGCGAAAAGGTCGAACTGGCCCCCGAAGCCCTCGGGCGGATTCAGACCTGCCGGGCCATGCTGGAAGAGAAAGTCAAGGCTCACGAGATCATGTACGGCGTCAACACCGGCATCGGCGAGTTCTCCGAGGTGGTCCTCAACGACGAGCAGGTGCTGCAGTTCCAGAAGTACCTGATCTACAACCACGCCGCGGGAATCGGCGACCCGGCGCCCATCGAGTACGTGCGCGGCGCCATGGCGGGCCGGATCAACGTTCACGCCCACGGCCTGTCGGGGTGCCGCCCCGAGATCACCCAGACCTTTGTGGAGATGCTCAACAAGGGCGTCACGCCGGTGGTCTGCCAGAAGGGCTCGGTGGGGGCCTGCGGCGACCTCGCCCCCATGTCCCAGATCGCGCTGCTGCTCATGGGCGAGGGCGAAGCCTACTACCAGGGCGAGAAGCTCCCCGGGCTCGTCGCCATGCAGCGGGCGGGGATCCCGGTCCCCGGGCTCCAGGCGCGCGACGGCCTCGCCGCCATCAACGGCTCCAACCTCCTCACGGCCATGAGCGCCATCCACATCTTCGACATGAACCGCCTTCTCAAGCAGGCGGAGATCGCCTGCGCCATGACCCTGGAAGCGCTGCTGGCCAACCTCAAGCCCTACGACCTCCGGCTGCACGAGGTTCGCGGCTTCCCGGGCGCCGTCCGGTGCGCGAAGGCCCTCATGAAGTGCATCCAGGGAAGCGACCTCCAGACGGGCAAGCTCAAGATCAAGGTCCAGGACGCCTATTCCATGCGCTCCACCCCGCAGGTCATCGGCGCCGCCCACGACGCCGTGGCCTGGGCGAAACAACAGGTGGAGATCGAGCTGAACGGCGTCGGCGACAACCCCATCTTCCTCCCCGAGTTCAAGCTGACCCTCACGGGGGCCAACTTCCAGGGCTCACCGGTGTCCCTCCCCATGGACCTGGCCGGGGCTGCCCTCACCATGGTCTGCGTCATCTCCGAGCGGCGCCTCAACCGCCTCACCAACCCCGCCCTGAGCGTGGGGCTCCCCCCCTTCCTGACCAAGGGCGCGGGGATGTTCTCCGGGCTGATGCTGAGCCAGTACACCGCCGACTCCCTCATCGTGGAGCAGCGGATCCTTTCCATGCCGGCGTCCATCCAGTCCATCCCGGCCGCGGCGGACCAGGAGGACTTCGTCTCCATGGGCATGAACACCGCCATCAAGAACCACCAGATCATCGACAACGCCTGCGGCGTGCTCGGGATCGAGTTCATCGCGGCGGCCCAGGGCCTCGACTTCCGTGACTTCGGCCACGGCAAGGGCGTGGAGACCGGCCGCCAGGTGGTTCGCAAGCACGTGGCCCATTTGGACGTGGACCGTCCCCTCTACCCCGACCACACCGCGATGAAGGGTGTTGTCCGCTCCTGCGAGATATTGGAGGCCGTCGAGGAAGCCGTCGGGAGCCTGGAGTAA